The Oreochromis niloticus isolate F11D_XX linkage group LG18, O_niloticus_UMD_NMBU, whole genome shotgun sequence DNA window TGCGCAGACACACTTGGATGAAGCTGCGGCAACCATGGGTCACTGAGAGATTCTCATCCAGCCATATGAGACCATGCTGCCTCAGAACCAGCTGCCCGCTCTCAGTGGATACCAGATCATCGCCTCTTCCCTGTATGTGAAGCTGCACACCGAGGAAGGCTTGAGCCAGCATGTGTCCTTTTTCCCCCTGCAGAGTCACATCTCCAGACCAGGACTGAGAGAGGGCACTGTGGCCGGCAGCATGGCCAGAGCAGACAGTGTCTGTGGTAAAAGTGCAAGGAGAAACCACCGTGTCTCCATCACACTCATTGCAGGCTTGACACTCATCCATCTCTGAGTTGAAGAAGTAGCCGTGGCCGCACATTCCTGAAAGTGCTTCTCGCTCTGTCATGTCCTGGCATCTGAATCCACCTGGTAAGCACAAATtaagaaaagaacaaacaatTCTTCTCAGACATGGATATAATGTTTGACTAAACTATTAAAAGCACTATTTATgataataaataatacataagTTGTGCGGCAAATGAAGAAGCACTGAcataacaaaaatattcaaataattaaaacaattcaaagCACCTGGAGTGTTGAGACACTTCTGTTGACCTCCGCACAGATCAGCTATTTCAAGACATTCATCTCTGTCCTGTAACAAACAAATGGAAACTTTCAGTTTGGAAGGTAGGGTCAAGAGATGGGTTGCAAAGTAGCATGCAGATACTGCAACAACTCCAGGCAAGCACTGAAAAAGTACTGAACCAAAAGGCCTACTGCTTCTAATATGGTccactggtaaaaaaaaatgttttcctttgctttgACAAAACTTATGATAAACCTTTTTACTGTAAGGCTCATAAACCTTACAATAAAACACTTTTTCCCGCAAGTGCATAAAGTTCTAAATGAATCAACTAAACTTCAGTCAAAAGAAGATTGCCATTTCCAGCTGCTATTGTTTATATTCAGATACAAGTGACAACAGATATGGTATGATAAGATAGGACATTTTAAGTATAAAAAGGACCTGGGGATTATATGGTTTGcaaagtgtcttgtagtggcaGCAGCAACTTTAGCCAGGCTAAAGCAGCTTAACTAGTCGACTCTGTATGAAATTTTCCAATATGaatgcacaaaaacacatcagcGTAGCCATCAGTTGATTTTGTCTGATTTAGATaaactttcagcagctgttgcaCAGGGATTCGGGACTAAGCTTCACTTGGTGGCCTGACTGATCTGATCTTATGTTAAATTTTTGTCCAGCTGATTTGTCACCGCTGTCCTGTATGTGGTTAAAAGACATGCTAACACATGCTAACCTGGCAGATCCTGTCTGCGTGTACTGAACACTGGGCGACCAGGAAGAATCCGGCAGGACAGACGGTGCACTTCTCACAGCGAGGACGACCACTGCTGTGGCCACAGTACTCATCAGGGCCACAACTGCCACAGGTCAAAAGGGGCCGACCCACCTAATGGCATTAATCGCAATGATACTTAGAACCATGGTAGTCAAATATAATATTTTGATATTAGAACGCTTGACATAATGTTCACATAATGCACTCCAGTTAAAGTAATATGTTGATGTTAAAGTTAATGAACAAAAAAtgagtatttttattttgtattcagtGATAACAAGTGATATTTTAAGCATAAAAACAGGAAGGTGAGATTGAtatgggttgcaaagtggcttgcaaaGGCAGCCACAAGTTTATGCAGGCTACAGCAGCTTAACGAGCCCAAAATGGTCAGTTATGAATAGAAGTACACTCAGATTTGCTTTTTTAAGATTCTTCTATAGTGCAATTTATGCTTTATATGACAGTTAGATCTCTTACATCTCATCACTACTGTAAACACATTTCTAATTTAGCTTAAGGCTCACCTCCATCACAGTGGCCTCCATGTCCACTTTGTGCAAAGAGAGAGCCTGCTGTGCTTGGTGAGCTCTAACCCGCCCACTCAAGGTTTCCATGCGACTGTCCAGCTCCCCCTGGAGGTTCTGGAAAGATGTTTGTTTGATGCTGTCCATCAGTATGTTGTACTGAGCCTTTACCTGGAGGAAGAGAAAACCACTTCTATAACACTTTGGAATTGTCTTATTTCTTCACTTTGCTAGGAAATATTGTCCTTGTCTGATTCATAATGAAACTGATCTGTTTCAGGGAGTTGAGAAAAAGAATATAATTTCAGTAGATTAGGTGCTTTCTAtgcacttttttaaaacttaaataCCGCCCCAAGACTATGGGGCTATCTACTACTATGGGACTACTGATATCTCCCTCATTATCAGTCACAGCAGCCTTACTTGCTCCATCTGCTCATACATCCTCCTCTGCTGGTCAAGTATTTCTCTCTGCTGGCTGACCAACGTTCCTTGCTGCTCACTGAGCAGCCTCTGTAGCTCCTTGACCTCGTTTTGTTGGCCCTTGAGGGCCTCGACGAACCTTTCCTGACTCTTAGACAGCTGCAACTGCAGGACTAGAGCATCCTCTGAGGGAACGTCATTGTTCCCTGTAGTAAACAAAGAAACCTGTTACATAGCAACTGaagtgattatcatttttagtTTATTTCTCTTTGCATTTTCTGACCAATTGCTTGCAAACTGATACCCACCTGGTTTCATGTCACATGTCAGCTGAATCCATGCTCCACGTTGCGACCCCAGGTCTGGGAGCTCGTCCAGAAATTGTGCCGCTCTGTCCGTCACATGAACAGGTGACGAGCTTCTTCTCCCGTCGTCTCCTTGCGTGCTGCAGCCGTCGCCAACGCAAAGCTTACCGTTCCTCTGGCGCATCCGGGAGGGCAGTTTGCATCCAATGCCTTTGCACTCCCGCGTTGCGCTGTCATCACTCGTGGGGCGATGAGAGACAGTCGTCGGACAGGTGCCCCCGGCACAGCCAGGGTGGAACACCTCCGCCGTGATGGTCCTCGGGTTCGTCCTCCTGGTGCCATCCGTACCTGCCGCCTGCGTAAAGCCTCCGTGCTGAGGTTGGATGACTGTGTACGGTGCTAAGGGCGCGCTCTGTGCTTTGTGCTGACGGAAATGAGCGTCGTGTTGGTAAGTCGGATAGGTTTGTCCTTGCCTGGATTGTGCAGAGTGGTCAAGCTGCCGTCGGGACACGGATGTGTCCGTGCGCCCTTGGCACTGAGCTCCCACGCACGGTCTGCTCCAGTCGTGACCAGAAAAGCAGCGCGGTCCTCGGCAGATGTCCGATACACTCCCCGTGAAGAACAGAGTTGtgacaaaaagtaaaaatatgagAGAGATTCCTGCCATGTTGCAATCCTTAAaggtaaaaatgtaaaagatcCACGTATTAATGGGGGCCTCTCAGAGCATCAGAGCGTCCTTCAGACTTGTGGATACTGTTTGATCATCTCTTTAAGAAAATGTCCATCATATCAGTAACTGCAGGATCAGCAACTGCCAGTAAGAACCGTAAGCAACTGCGCACTCATGCAACTAGCCTCCATTGCGCACGGATTCAGACCCCTTTGCCCCTTCTGTGGATAGTTCGGTCTAGTCCACATGTGGCGCTCAATGCTTCTAATTGGCACCAGGTTTTGCTCCTAGTCTTAAATTAACCCGTAACTTTCCCGGACATACCACTCTGCCGAGTCACTCCATTCCTACTCAAGCAGCGCATATTTGGACTATCCCTGGGCTATTTTTATTCTCACACTTGGGATAGTCAGTCATAAGCACTTTTATACACATACAGTAGTGAGGTGGAGCCTCTAAAAGGAATTTCAGGGACTTTGTATACAGAATCTTTCACATGTAACTCTTTCTTTCTTCGCCCTTTACGATTAATTTGGATGACAGGATTAACCCTGTGGCTTTTTAACAAGCCCCGTCAgaattaaaaactttaaatggCATCAAAGCTTTGATCTCCTCTTTGGTTCTGGGCGTATGTGCTGACTTCTAAACACAACTCTGGTATATTACAAAGCTGGAGCCAAAACGGCCTCTCCTGTAAAATGTAAactatattacattttattgcCACTCTCATTTCCCTTCTCTGACCCCACATGGCTTTGATTAAAGCTTTAACCCACATTAGAAGCACTTAAATGTTCCCCTCTCTTCTTATTTTCACAGCAAAATGGCATTCactctctcattcacacaccaAGGAAGCCTGTGTGTAGATCCACATTAGTTTCTTGTAAATCAACCAGAAGAAGAGGTTACAAACAGCCACACGATAGATGTCCTGAGCTGGCAATGCAGACATTCTCAAAAGGCTGTATAGAGGGCTTAAAGTGCAATttgcacacacatatgcacagttGCCAGCTAATGTTGGTGGTGCAACACATAAATTACTCAGTTAAGCAAGTGTGAGACCACATGGGACTCTAAATATGGTGACAAGTATCAATAACGCTGAACGAAGGTTCACAGTGATAGttgcagagtgtgtgtgtgtggggggggattTTTCTTCTATTATCTGAAAAGCCTCAATACAAAATATTAAATACACTGCACTGCATTGTCTACAATCGCACCTCTGCACTAAgtttgtgtgcattttatttgtgatcatgcaaaaacaaagcaccaaaggaaaaaaaagtacacCACATCTTAAAATGGCAGACAGATAAAGGAGAGATGTCATCCTGATGAATCATGTTTATTCTATGCATCTATTCCAGCAGCTCTTTCGCTTTCCTCTGCGCTTTGCTCGCTCACATTTCAAAGTTGTCGAATACGATTTTGTTGGAGGGCTTAAAGCTGTTTGCACCACTCCACTCCACTCCACTCCACTGCACCACTGTCCATAAACAATCTTTGGTAGAACTTTTTTCAACATCGTGCTGTTGTTCCCTTAAGTAAACATTAACATATGGCTGTGCAGCAGGGAGTCagtacatttaacatttaatgaCAAGAAACAGTTTCATCTTATCAAAACCACTTCGCATCAGGGAAAAGCTGAAACATGTGCACCACTCTCCTAAACTCAAAacagcattttgttttattgtaatcTGCAGGGGTTCTGTGTAGTCTATTGCActgaatataataaatataagatctgttttcattcatatttCAAAATGTTCTAATGCTGTGTGTGCGTTTTCTAAAAGACCTTTTGTTGTACAACATTTTCAAATGATTTCCCACCACGGCATCTTTTTATAATAACACATTATAGTGACgtattataaaatattaataattataataatctgTTCATGTATGTTATTTTTTAGTGATGATGTATGACAAGTAAAGCCTATAGAGGTGTAATCAACCTCATAAATATTATGTTGaccaaatgtaaaatgtaatagaAAAATCACAGatagctctttctgggatagtggcgcggctgcccccctgttggtcttccttggtctcttgtgttctgagggcctctggatgtctggagttttgatctcctccatacctgcttcaggccctggaggtcggggctgtggccccccacaccctctagcagatcattacatgaaggaaccttttaaaaacaagcgcgttcatgctcacaggtgtacacacgggtgatcacacacacaaactacaccctttttggctcctacctcaaagcacactgtgcgctgtcgatctcacgtgttgcaccataatgtttaatatttagtatttactgtcatattcccatatatcattgtgatcttgtttattactcttgtcttcttctgcttgctttcttttttctttctcaacaggtgatccaggtgatcgatatgtatttttttcttttttttgcttattctgttggtctttgttttttgccctttttccccgtccctcttctcaggttttttttttctttccctctttctttctcccctttctttccaccagtcaagtctgtcccgtattcagcaagtgaaaataaaataaacaataaaaagtgaatcagatggaccattacggcaaggctgggatggtccatttggtaaagtaaatccgttgggcatctttcttcgcctttagacaataattctgatggcaaaagaaccaaacgggacaggttaaaaaaaaaaaaaaaaaaaaaaaatcacagataAATATCAGGTATAGTAAACAAGGATAAGTAAACCAaatgtgagaaaaaaacaagtgaaaattttCTCAGACATCTGAGTTTTAAAGGAATGCTGCTAGCTGGATCCTGGAAGGTTGCTGACATCGCCAGCCCCCAttcaaataataaatattgtaaatacAAATTTATATTGACTAAATACTAAAATAAAAGGGTATAAATCAGTTGCACATTCCCACATTAAGGAACTACTGATAGCTCTTACCAGAATAAAGTAGTGAAAACAACTGTGTGGCCCTGCCAGGCAAGAAGTAGAGCCCAGAGCACTACTTAAGCCCTATCTGCTTTACCAGAAAAACTTAGATCTACTTCCTCATTTCAGAGGAAGCTGAGCGAATATCTGTAGCATATCAGGCAGTGCAGACAAAGTCACATGTGCCAGTGCTCACATATAGACTGACCTGTCGGTGTTGCAGCAATGAAACTCACTCTGTGATGCTTCCATGTGTCAAAGACAGAGAAAAGGTAAGAATGCTAAAAACATGTTAATGAAAGACAGAGTTTGTATTTAAGTTGATTGGAACTTCATAGTAAAtcaatacaataaaaaatatgcTACTACTAAATTCAGAACTACTCGGTTAACAGTTCAGTGCTGTAATGCAGGATAGCCTTAAATAAAATGAGCATGATTAAATCAGCATTTAAGTTTTGGTTGTTTCATGTAGCTGTAAGTCCAGATCAGATCAGTGATGCTCTCGTTGCTCTGGCTCTCGCTGTATTTGGGGGCTGGTTGTCACACTGCAGCCTGACTTTGGATAAGAATCTAATCATCTGAAGTATGTAAAACTTTTGGCTTACTGTGCATACACACATTTCTGCCTTCTATTGGTTCTTTTAAGAGTTAAATACTTGAACGGTCACATCAGCTTTGCTTAAGACAAACACACGCCctctcactgcagccagtggACGGTTGTGCAACTAATTAGAAAACAGCAAGAAGCTCTCGACCGcaagaagagagaaaacatgttGCTTTACTGTCAGCAGGCAATGCACTGTGATTCCTTTCATACACGTACATCTCAATAAATCGCCTTTTGTGCTCAGGCTTTGGCACGGCCGCCTGCGTGTCTCTTGGCGTTGCCTCGTTTTTGTTGATGTGTGAGACCACATCGGGAGGCAGAGGCAACACGGTGACATGCCTGATGAGAGCATGGAATTCATAAACAAATGTGGTGTTTGCGATGCTTGCTTTGATGAGCGCAGTCTACAAACGCACATTTGTTGAAATTAATCGGGAAAAATTAAACGAAAAGGTTACGCGAGACAAAGGAGATGGAGGATTGGAATGAGTTTCACATGTGTGACGCAGAAGTCCAGAGGTACAGTTCGCTGTAGCGATCCCAAAATTTCACTTTCATGTGGAAGCAATACCTAGTGAGCTACATCCCGCTCCACTCTTCCCCTTTTACCCCGTTTCGCTTTAATGGTCTGTTTACTGCTCGGCGTAAACACAGAATGAGACTGAGCAACAGAGATGGCGCAGTGGACGCGCATCTGTCGCATGAGGATGCGCAAGTAATGCAGAGAGTAATAAATACAGGCTGACAGTTTATACACGTTTCAAACAACATGTATGACTCAGTGCACACAGGACAGAATCTGCATGTTCTATACTTTAAGCTGCAGCTTTAATGTTTGCAATATATTAGGGCCAAGCTAAACAGCCCAACCGATGTCTGCTGCGGTCAtcgtttatttatattactgaCCTCGACATTGTTGccgttttctctgtatttctgTAGCGTTTTTAACTTACGATATAAAATGCCTTAAGGCGACTCTTGTTGTAAtctggtgctatataaataaaactgaagtgaacTGAATTGTCAATACAGGGAATACATTTACATCTCATTGTTGAAATAGGTCTTTTAGGCTGGATGAAAGTAACTTAGATTTGAAATAGCCCTGAAGGTACTTCATTCTTCAAACTTAATACTTCAAAATATTACAAAACATAGAACCTAGAGCCAGTATTAGGAAAAGTGGGGACAAAGTCTTGCTTTTAATGACAAACGTGAAGAAATGTTTCACTTAAAATGACAGCACTCTTTAGATCTATGGGGCACTTTAGCGTCCTttagattgattgattgatcatactttattcatcccgagggaaattgggttaaggctgccagccgtgccagcgccgtcttacccttccggccatacatacattacacaaacatcacattttacAGCCTGTAACACCTCTTTGGTCCACGCAAATATTTTCAGCCAGAGCAGGCAGATTTCCTCAGGAAaaataagatgttttttttttaatgtaaacgTAAAACACTTTATACAGCTAACAGTATTAATAGTGACTCATTGAGTCAAATCACagctaaaatgagaaaaaatacAGAACTTGAAATCCTCAAATTACTAGAAATGACAAATTAACACTAATAATCTAAATAGTAAAGTTTGCCCGTAAGTCCTTAACGTAAAGATGTTGTTTCTGAATGGCCCAGGTGTTCATCTTTTATAACCAGTGTAGGGTTCttagatgaaagaaaaaaaaacaaaagataaaatCCACAGAATAGGACCAGGTGTAAAACTATACATTAGCATGTTAAGATGGGCAGATCAGATTGCATTTCTAATGTTAAAGACAGTCAGTTGTACAAACAAGAGCAAAACTTAACAACGTACAAAAAAGAATGGAAACAGTTTCCACCTCACACATTTTGAAATTAgagctaaaaaaagaaaatgaaagctaGTAATAGATGCAAACTTGCAGGGCCGTTGTATGACTGCAGTGTTATGTGCGTATGTGTCATAGTAAAAGTGCAGAAAAACATGATGTGTGTGAAGATCAGGAAATGGGTATCACCTGCTGAGCTCATAAATTAGCATATACAAAAGAGGCAAGTCGCTTCAAATAAAACGACTATATTAAATCTTACCACCATCCCCACCTCTATATTTGCTGTACGCGCAGCTTTTCAGAATAAGTGCATCTACTGGTATTGATAACCACATATTGCAACAGTCTCGTAGAGTTGGCAAGAAGCAGAGGGCTCATTCTTCAGTTTGCTTTTCAAGCCGATCCACATGCAAGACCTAAAGCTGGCAAGATGCCGCCCCCATATGGAAAAACCCAGACACTGAATTCCACAGAAAATTTGCTCTGGTGAAAACCTTTGATCTCAATGAAGCCTTTTTGCAGGGCTGATCAATTTAGTGCGAAGAAAACAAAGCATCTGAGTTTTAGCTATCGCCTTTCCATCACAGAGTGTACAAAGAGTTACGCAGATGGCATCTACAGGAGGTGAAAACTATTTAGCTTATTTAAGAAATGTATCTATGCTGTGCACTCATACTAAAGGGAACACTTATTTATACCTTGGATAGAAAATGTAAGGTCACAAGCTCCACGTTTGCTGTCCAATGAATTGAAGCAACTTTGCAGCCAGAGCAGCACGGAAACTGCTGCTTCATCTCTTTGTAAAGTCACCGAGATGACACAGCGGATCATTGCTTCTGACCTTATTTAGAAATAGAAATCACATCTTGATTGGTCTGTCTAAATAGATGCTgcactttgcattttgtttatcCCCTGTTGCCGTGGGGATGGTCACATCCAGAACTGTGCATGCGTGCGCATACGCTCACTGGTTGTGTGGGCCCTGCCACAAAAATGTCAGCTGTTATGCCGAACTGCACACCCCAGTTTTTCCACAAACAGAActgacacaaaacaaacacgAAACTGATCACAAAACGAACTGAAATCGCCCAAAGTTTTCACTTCCTAGTGCCTCCTACAGGGCGGTTCACCATTATCTACTTTATTTTCAGCATCTTGCATTATTCTGTCCCCCTAAACTGCTCCTAAAAAATCTGAATTCCTCGTTCTACCGTTTGCAGATGGACGACATAGACGCCATGTTCACTCACCTGCTCGGAGAGATGGATCATCTCTCTCAGgtgagttttcttttcttttttttggttttcgaTTTGATTTGATTGTGATGCTGTAAGCTGATGAACATTTAAGGTGTATGGTAATCCCTGTAAAGGATTGGAAAATGTGTAAATAGTGCTCCATGTTGACACTGTGCAAGATGCCATTCTTTTGAGGCAGGAACAGGTTAATGAAAGTGAATAATCAACTCAGTGTTTTAGTCATAATTGTTTTTGCAACGGGCATCCTAAAGACGACTGTAATGCTGACATGTGAAGTCATCGTCTGTGGATTGGACTGTGGGCGATGGCCGCAGATTTCCTTAAGCACACATAAGCTGCTCATCACATAACTGCAGCTCGCCAAGAAACACGTTATACACTCATAAGTGATTGAAGCCTGGGTCTGAGACTTGGCGTGCTAGTGTCAATTTCCAACCCCTGCATGTAAGCTGCAAACGAGCACGGCCCTGAGAATGGAATCAATCTATGTTCAGTATTACATCATGCTTACCAGAAAGGCTCCATTTGTCACTCTGACTTGCATCCTCTTTGGAAAGTCATCACAGTGATAAACACCATTCCAAAGACTATTAGGAGAATTCGCGAGAGAAGCATTTAGAGTTAAGCGTCAACCCCCAGAGACTCTTAGAAACAAAAGGATTTAAATGATTCCACTTATTGCCTTGATTGGGTTGGTTCTCTATGCTTTACTGCCTCGGAGctggaaattttttttaaaaggaaaggATAAAAAGGTCTGATCTAAAGAGGCTTGGAGGTGTCATTTACGGAGCAGCTCCAGTATGGCCAAATGTGTTATTAGGCACAGTCAGCAGGGTGGAACAGCCCGCTCGGAGGCATCATTTTGTCTGCAGGTTTTCTGCCCGGGTTGTTTATAGAATATGAGTGAGCCTGCAGAGACAGAGCATGTTAACAATTAAAATCATACAGTTTGAGTCTGTTTCTTGACAGCAAGTTTTTTAATGGTGGGTACACTGAAATATCAGAGCCATTTCCTTAGTTCGGAAGGCCCAATTATAAATCAGTGATTATATGTAACGTTGTGATGAATCGCTCTATCTTAACAAACACACTTGTGATTTATTGTCCCCTGCAAACACTGAGcgcaatgtgttttttgttactGATTTAGCTCGGAGACAGAGCGTGATGAAGTACAGAGAAACAAGTTACCAAAAGACAGCAGTTCAGAGTATTTTGAGGACACAGGGGGTTTCGATTTAAAGCGCCACCTCAAACTATGAACTGTTGCTTCCTTCCAAAAACACGACCTCTGGGATCATACAATATGTGTTTTTCATGACATGCAACTGTAATTCATGGCTGTGGGGATGGCAGGAGGGGCTCTGATGATGCTGATTTGCTGTTATGTCCCTGCAGAGTCTGAAGACTGAAGGTGACTCACCAGAAGCGGATTCTGCCGCCCAGACAGAACAAACCTTCTCCATTGGCTTCAACGACCTGAATGGTGAGTAGTCATGCAGATGACGCTCTGTTTCACAGGAGAAAATCACTCCCCCTCAGCCTCCAAGTAGATGCTATCGCATTAATTTCAAAATCCAAGGTGAATTCCTTCTTGAGTTATCACATTAACCAaacttttcagaaaacttgacctatGAACTTGACCTTGAGGGCAAGGTGACTGAG harbors:
- the si:ch211-252f13.5 gene encoding uncharacterized protein si:ch211-252f13.5 translates to MAGISLIFLLFVTTLFFTGSVSDICRGPRCFSGHDWSRPCVGAQCQGRTDTSVSRRQLDHSAQSRQGQTYPTYQHDAHFRQHKAQSAPLAPYTVIQPQHGGFTQAAGTDGTRRTNPRTITAEVFHPGCAGGTCPTTVSHRPTSDDSATRECKGIGCKLPSRMRQRNGKLCVGDGCSTQGDDGRRSSSPVHVTDRAAQFLDELPDLGSQRGAWIQLTCDMKPGNNDVPSEDALVLQLQLSKSQERFVEALKGQQNEVKELQRLLSEQQGTLVSQQREILDQQRRMYEQMEQVKAQYNILMDSIKQTSFQNLQGELDSRMETLSGRVRAHQAQQALSLHKVDMEATVMEVGRPLLTCGSCGPDEYCGHSSGRPRCEKCTVCPAGFFLVAQCSVHADRICQDRDECLEIADLCGGQQKCLNTPGGFRCQDMTEREALSGMCGHGYFFNSEMDECQACNECDGDTVVSPCTFTTDTVCSGHAAGHSALSQSWSGDVTLQGEKGHMLAQAFLGVQLHIQGRGDDLVSTESGQLVLRQHGLIWLDENLSVTHGCRSFIQVCLRMNNTAGSEGRDLSGVRVEQREGRSLQGVSISGVAEVAPGHIISLFLRSATHHCNQSTEGLQLFDPSVAPLSLLWLSHDTGAVAMTAQAMVSAHYHTNYRPVFRTTSTSDPYVVGLTHDGRGIRFAESGTVRFVFQQALYSMGQACVSEGFQILAYLNRNGTSMELLRAFKPGVHYRDTSIALSGAAQVGPGDTLGFEILSPAQCNVRFFGDETGISILSLVWVPAAISSSLSASVANTGLLSGAVRNKPLFFHQTSPQVTQMELLVKGSADHRRDFVFREGGTVSVALDLKLIHSCSLVKVTLLRRSDLEGSGEGSRPIPVAQQVAGQMSEGSQWASVSLRASFQVHNGTAVFFILDCVRGRVNQISHQTGSGVSVLWVAS